Below is a genomic region from Balaenoptera ricei isolate mBalRic1 chromosome 3, mBalRic1.hap2, whole genome shotgun sequence.
GGAGAAACAAGGAGTTGACCCTGACTCTGctgctccatgctttgtgaccctgggccagttccttcccctctctgagcttgTCTCAGCCACAAAGTGAGCTTTAGGCTGTCTCAGTGTCTGTGGTAATCCAGTGAGGGGATCTGAAAGGTGCTTCACAAACCCTAGAGGTGGGTGAGAAGGTGGGATTTGAAGGTCTGGGCAAGTGGGGATGGAATTCCTGGCAGGGGGCACCAGTATGAGCAAAGGCTTGGAGGCTAGAAGGTGGGTGGAAAGCAGTGGGGTCTGGTAAGAGATTGAAGGGTCTGAGGCCAGTTGGAACCAGGCTCTAAAAAGCCTGGACTttcagcctggggtgggggcctCTCTCCAGGATGTACAATAACATCCAGCTGGCCAGTAAGCTCTCTTCCGGCTGTGACTATGCCCTGTTCAAGGTAAGCCCTGCTTCCCCgccgctcccccctcccccgggcACAGGGGGGGTGATTCTTCCCAGCTTCCTACCTCACagggggtttgggggtggggtgccGAGGACAGCCTCCCTCAGAGCCAAGTATAATTTCAGATCGGAGGACCGCTCTGCAGAAGCATAGACAGAGTGTCAGACCTGAGCTGTACCTtgaaggacaggggagggggaagaagggggAACAAGGAAGGAGTCTAGGTTTCTGGCCTGGCTCCTTAACTAGGGACGTGCATCAGAATTGCCCCAGGACACTCATCAATGTCCAGGCCTGTCCCTGGAGGTGCTGTGCAGTGGGGCCCTGACATCAGCATTTAAAGATTTCCCTAGGTGACTTGTGTCCAGCTGAGCCTGGGATGTCTGCCTTTGGCCACACTGGGGTTGCCCCAGATGCTTTCTTAGTCACCTCCATTTGAACTCTCATATCAAGGAACTTGGTTCAGTAAAGGAGATAAACACACACCCACGCAAGGCtatgtgaggtgacagatgtTGAGGCTTAGGGGCCCGTGGGAACTCACAGGAGGGTCTGGGGGGCTGAATGGCTGGTAGAACCTGCTTGTACAGGAGGATGAAGGCAGAGACGTTCTGGCCTGTGGAGGCCTACTGAGGGGCTAGAGCAGGACCTGGGGAGGTGGCCAGGCCCTCACTTTCCTTTGAACAAAGGGAGGTGGTTGATCTGCCAGCCTGCCTCCCAGGATGGCATTGAGCCCATGTGGGAAGACAGCAGGAATAGGCGGGGTGGCCGCTGGCTGGTCAGCCTCGCCAAGCAGCAGCGCCACAGTGAGCTGGACCACCTATGGCTGGAGACGGTGAGTGGGGGGCTGGGCGAGGAGGCTTCCCAAGGGAAAGGGGCTGGGCTGGTGTGTGGTGGTGGTCTCAGGGTGGTGGGGGCAGACTCTGTGCCCGCCAGGAAGTCTCATCCTCCTCCTTTTTTGGCTCCAGCTGCTGTGTCTGATCGGGGAGAGCTTTGAGGAGCACAGCCGGGAGGTGTGTGGGGCCGTCATCAACATCCGAACCAAGGGGGACAAGATTGCCGTGTGGACGAGAGAGACAGAGAACCAGGAGGGCGTGCTGCGCATTGGGTGAGGGGTATCTCTGGCACAGGGTGGGGGCTGGGTCTCTTCTAGGAGAGAAGGGGAAGGTGGAAGGGGTGTGGTTTGGCCTGCACGGGAGACCTCTGGAACTCTGCATGctgtctctcccttctttcttccccattTGTGAAAAGGGTGTGGCATCTCAATTTCAAACTGTTTCTTAACAGACCTCTTTTCCTTTGCACTAGGCACATTTTGGGTTTCCACATGGGTAAGACAAATACAACAGGAGTTACTGTGGTTGGAACCAGGGTAGGAGCTCTGAGCAAAGGACCCAGGGTCCCACGTTATCTCCAGGACCCGCTGCTGACTGcctgtctcctttcctctcccactTACCTCCCAGGCGTGTCTACAAAGAGCGCCTGGGACTCTCCACAAAGACCATCATTGGGTACCAGGCCCACGCAGACACGGCCGCCAAGAGCAACTCCCTAGCCAAGAACAAATTTGTGGTGTGAGGGGACCCTGGCCCCACTGC
It encodes:
- the EIF4E1B gene encoding eukaryotic translation initiation factor 4E type 1B; amino-acid sequence: MATARSAKEAEGGIQKWKKEKEEKEKEEEEAAAAVWVGEEALRKARAEGPVESKLELHPLLNRWALWFFKNDCSRAWQDNLHLVTKFDTVEDFWAMYNNIQLASKLSSGCDYALFKDGIEPMWEDSRNRRGGRWLVSLAKQQRHSELDHLWLETLLCLIGESFEEHSREVCGAVINIRTKGDKIAVWTRETENQEGVLRIGRVYKERLGLSTKTIIGYQAHADTAAKSNSLAKNKFVV